ATTACTCAACCTATAATTGTACCCTAAAGCACTATGTTGATAATGGGGCGCTTCATCCCGCGCTTGAGTCGCTAAAAAAACAGCTTTTTGCTTATCTAAGGTATTATTACACACGAGTGCTCCTCCACCACTAGTAGTTATAATTTTATTTCCGTTAAAACTCAAGATTCCGAAGTCTCCAAAAGTTCCACATTTCTGGCTTTTGTATGTACTGCCCAGAGACTCTGCACTGTCTTCAATGACTTTTATGTCATACGCTTTCGCGAAAGCGTGAATCTCATCCACCTTATACGGCATGCCATAAAGATGTACAGCAATAATAGCTTTGGGTTTCTTTCCTTTCTTAATACGATCCTTGATTGCCTCTTCCAAAGCATTAGGACATATATTCCAAGAATCTGGCTCGCTATCCACAAAAACTGGTGTAGCTCCTAGATAAAGGATGGGATTTGCACTCCCACAAAAGGTAAAACTTTGGCAAATCACTTCATCGCCAGCCTCCACACCTGCCATAATAAGTGCTAGATGGATAGCTGCCGTACCGCTGCTCAAACAGGCTACAGCATGTTGATTCCCCAGATAGCTTTCTAAATCTTTCTCAAAACCATTAACGTTAGGCCCTAACGGTGCAATCCAATTGGTTTCAAAAGCCTCATTAACAAATTGCTGTTCTGCACCTCCCATATGTGGTGATGAGAGCCAAATCTTTTCTGGTTGTTCTTGTTTCATAATTGCTTAAATTCTAAAACTTATTGATTTATAGCCGTTCCGTAAGCATCTCGGTTAAAAAGTGTGTTCCAAATTACTATGAGATCATATGTGAAACTACGCTGCTCTAGATATTCTAGGTTCATAGCCACCTTATCTGGAAAAATGACCTCATCATTGAATTTTTTAGGATTAGGCTGTTTGTTTAATAATTGCTCCTCATTGCGATATTTCAACGCCGCGGGACTGGTAAGGCCTGGTCGTAATTGAAGGAGCTTGCGAGCCTCGTCGGTCAACTTATCGTAGTAACCCGGTACATCAGGTCGTGGTCCTACAAAAGACATATCACCATTAACGATATTGATGAGTTGTGGCAGTTCATCAATTTTCCAGCGCCGTAGCCATTTTCCTGAGGTCGTGACGATACCTTCTTTCATTGTCCTTAGTTTCCATATTTTAAAAGGTTTGCCATACCTGCCGATTCTTTCCTGCAGAAACAAGCCACTGGACTGAGTAGAAACTGCACAAACAACAAAAGCCACTACGAGAATGGGAAGCAACAGCAGTTTTGCTATTAAGGCAAGGGGAAGTTCAATAACTCTAGGCATCTGTTGTTCCCACTATTTTTCCGGGCACGCCTATGACTTTGCTGTGGTCTGGAATATTTCTCGTCACTACCGCACCAGCGGCGATAATACACCATTTACCAATTTTGAGATTGGGCAAGACCACCGCACCAGCACCTATTTGGGTTCCTTCACCTACCTCAACGGTTCCACACAACGTAGCATTAGGAGAAATGTGGACAAAATTTTCAATATCACAATCGTGCTCAACAGTTGCCTTGGTATTTATTATCACATGTTTTCCAATCTTTACATCTGGATTGATTACACTACCCGCAAAGACTACTGTTCCCTCACCTATTTCAACATCTACACCCAGTACACTTGATGGATGTATGATAGCTTTCTCAAAATCAAGCGTGACTTGAGAAACTAATTTCTGCCTGATCCTATTATCCCCTACCGCTACGACCACACTGCCATCTTTAGGTAGTTCATGAGTGATTCTTTGATTAAGAATACTTTTTTTCTTCACGTCATCATCGTAGAAGATGACATCATGTTTGTCAGATTTCAGTGCGGCATCATAAACAACCTTACCGTGACCGCTGGCGCCGTAGATAATAAGATCATTCATAATTCACCAGTGAATTTAGTAGTCGTGACGTTTGTGCCATCGGTTATTCCTTCAGATTTGAAAACCTTAAATATGGTTTTCCAAATGATCTTCAAATCTAACCAAAACGACTGATTTTCTACATAGAAGACATCGTGCTCAAACTTATCTCTCCAGCTTAATGCGTTTCTACCGTTGACTTGTGCCCATCCCGTGATGCCTGGTTTTACCTCATGGCGCCGCGCATGTCTTTTAGAATATAACGGTAAGTATTCAGGCAACAGGGGTCTGGGACCTACAAAACTCATGTCACCTTTGAGTACATTGAGCAATTGAGGTAATTCATCTAAGGAAGTCTTGCGTATAAAGCTTCCTAAACGGGTTAAACGCTGGACATCCGGTAATAATTCTCCATTCTCATCTTTAGTATCCAGCATGGTTTTAAACTTGACAACTTTGAATAGCTTCCCGTTAAGCCCAGGTCTAGTTT
This genomic interval from Nonlabens spongiae contains the following:
- a CDS encoding DegT/DnrJ/EryC1/StrS family aminotransferase, with the protein product MKQEQPEKIWLSSPHMGGAEQQFVNEAFETNWIAPLGPNVNGFEKDLESYLGNQHAVACLSSGTAAIHLALIMAGVEAGDEVICQSFTFCGSANPILYLGATPVFVDSEPDSWNICPNALEEAIKDRIKKGKKPKAIIAVHLYGMPYKVDEIHAFAKAYDIKVIEDSAESLGSTYKSQKCGTFGDFGILSFNGNKIITTSGGGALVCNNTLDKQKAVFLATQARDEAPHYQHSALGYNYRLSNVSAGIGRGQMQVLDLHIGKRREMNEFYAEIFDEMPGVTIQSEFDNEVFSNFWLTAVLIDPEKAGFTREDLRAGLNDQNIESRPLWKPMHLQPLYTSSPFYGDMVAEKLFEKGLCLPSGSNLNFSNRERIKSVLTNFR
- a CDS encoding sugar transferase; protein product: MPRVIELPLALIAKLLLLPILVVAFVVCAVSTQSSGLFLQERIGRYGKPFKIWKLRTMKEGIVTTSGKWLRRWKIDELPQLINIVNGDMSFVGPRPDVPGYYDKLTDEARKLLQLRPGLTSPAALKYRNEEQLLNKQPNPKKFNDEVIFPDKVAMNLEYLEQRSFTYDLIVIWNTLFNRDAYGTAINQ
- a CDS encoding acetyltransferase, whose amino-acid sequence is MNDLIIYGASGHGKVVYDAALKSDKHDVIFYDDDVKKKSILNQRITHELPKDGSVVVAVGDNRIRQKLVSQVTLDFEKAIIHPSSVLGVDVEIGEGTVVFAGSVINPDVKIGKHVIINTKATVEHDCDIENFVHISPNATLCGTVEVGEGTQIGAGAVVLPNLKIGKWCIIAAGAVVTRNIPDHSKVIGVPGKIVGTTDA
- a CDS encoding sugar transferase translates to MYRKFFKPLADYLLALILLVLASPLFILVGLLLRFKMENGAFFTQTRPGLNGKLFKVVKFKTMLDTKDENGELLPDVQRLTRLGSFIRKTSLDELPQLLNVLKGDMSFVGPRPLLPEYLPLYSKRHARRHEVKPGITGWAQVNGRNALSWRDKFEHDVFYVENQSFWLDLKIIWKTIFKVFKSEGITDGTNVTTTKFTGEL